In one Sphingobacterium daejeonense genomic region, the following are encoded:
- a CDS encoding TonB-dependent receptor domain-containing protein, with product MHQEGIFNYVSKTGGDVLAGEIRLKYGLLSPDGHSFSRADFNIGGPIQNNWFYNIGGFYRYDQSGRYPGYAMNNGGQVKGNIMKKYSKGTLKIFLKYLNDKNGYVQFIPTNSYDKPEPAPGFNIYSSVLMPALNYESQDFMYGGTMNFNPKNLVHSTYRSAGFNWEHQLGNNWTFNNAARYAKNNILYNTPGNVTTMSATDLTSYFLLSGMEGLGIGMYSYKNAKTGEELMQVASALGQGGLPTYTAVSNKLPGQDLFQNGVFMTTFGAYHNDVKEFIDQFTFQKTTDNMSFAMGGYFGHTDVERYSGVDGVAISTIENRPQYLTLDFTGGTLAGTTGVHKVTNSDGIAQAIGDNGASLTFNATQRLMALFFGHTWNINPNLTFDWGIRYENMKVKGHNERVYMKTGVQGGLDGDPKTFYDNNTVDRITSVNFDKTLNSFSFSGALNYKFNENMALYGRYSQGKKAPDLDVYFAANREETIGLLNPQERTTRQVELGLKARTKDLNLFVTPFLQRIKRCA from the coding sequence ATGCACCAGGAGGGAATTTTCAACTATGTCTCCAAAACAGGTGGTGATGTATTAGCAGGTGAAATCAGATTGAAATATGGCCTCCTAAGTCCAGATGGTCATAGTTTTAGTAGAGCTGATTTCAATATCGGTGGCCCTATTCAAAACAATTGGTTTTACAACATTGGAGGATTTTATAGATATGATCAAAGTGGAAGATATCCAGGTTATGCTATGAACAATGGTGGTCAAGTCAAAGGTAATATCATGAAAAAATATTCAAAGGGAACATTAAAGATCTTCTTGAAATACTTAAATGACAAAAATGGGTATGTTCAATTTATTCCAACCAATAGTTATGATAAGCCAGAACCAGCTCCTGGATTCAACATTTATTCTAGTGTATTGATGCCTGCTCTAAATTATGAATCTCAAGATTTTATGTACGGAGGCACTATGAACTTTAATCCAAAAAATTTAGTCCATAGTACATACCGGTCTGCGGGGTTTAATTGGGAACATCAGTTGGGCAATAATTGGACTTTCAATAATGCTGCTAGATATGCTAAAAATAATATTCTATATAATACTCCTGGAAATGTTACAACCATGAGTGCGACAGATCTTACCTCCTATTTCTTATTGTCTGGTATGGAAGGTCTAGGAATTGGGATGTATTCATACAAGAATGCCAAGACGGGTGAAGAGTTGATGCAAGTGGCATCAGCCTTAGGTCAAGGCGGCCTGCCAACCTACACTGCAGTCTCAAATAAGTTGCCTGGTCAAGATCTCTTCCAAAATGGAGTATTTATGACCACTTTTGGAGCATACCACAATGATGTTAAGGAATTTATTGACCAATTTACATTTCAAAAAACTACCGATAACATGAGTTTTGCCATGGGAGGATATTTTGGGCATACCGATGTTGAGAGGTATTCTGGTGTCGATGGTGTTGCAATTAGCACAATTGAAAATAGACCACAATACCTAACCTTAGATTTTACAGGTGGAACTTTGGCGGGAACTACAGGTGTGCATAAAGTAACCAATTCAGATGGTATTGCACAAGCTATAGGTGATAATGGCGCTTCTCTTACTTTTAATGCAACTCAAAGATTAATGGCACTTTTCTTCGGTCATACTTGGAATATCAATCCGAATTTGACCTTTGATTGGGGCATACGATATGAAAACATGAAAGTAAAGGGACATAATGAGCGTGTATATATGAAAACAGGAGTTCAAGGTGGATTAGATGGCGACCCAAAAACCTTTTATGATAATAATACAGTTGATAGAATTACATCCGTAAACTTCGACAAAACATTAAACAGCTTCTCTTTTTCAGGAGCATTAAATTATAAATTCAACGAAAATATGGCTTTATACGGACGTTATTCTCAAGGGAAAAAGGCACCAGATTTAGACGTTTATTTCGCTGCAAACAGAGAAGAAACTATTGGATTATTGAATCCACAAGAGCGAACAACAAGACAAGTTGAATTAGGATTGAAGGCTAGGACGAAGGATTTGAATTTATTCGTCACCCCATTTTTACAGCGTATTAAGCGGTGTGCCTAG
- a CDS encoding TonB-dependent receptor domain-containing protein yields the protein MENIALLESKSRLIGNCTETLVFGGIATVQRSKIINLGQWVANNPGLADDTKVSYSGNETDNNARIIMNITPTYTTGKFYSFITWSHLGKRQANVVNTFTLPSFSQFDLGAGYDVSKKIKLSLNINNLFNKYAVMSWVRPGGILETLAGNNSFTKEEYDQAVQNNTPYSTVSNPPRSYYLTATYKF from the coding sequence ATGGAAAATATAGCACTGTTGGAGTCGAAATCGAGGCTGATTGGCAATTGCACAGAAACTTTAGTGTTCGGGGGTATAGCAACTGTCCAACGCTCTAAAATCATCAATCTTGGACAATGGGTAGCAAATAATCCTGGACTAGCGGATGATACAAAGGTTTCGTATTCAGGAAATGAAACCGACAATAACGCAAGAATTATAATGAACATTACCCCTACTTATACAACAGGAAAATTTTATAGCTTCATAACGTGGTCTCATTTAGGAAAAAGGCAAGCGAATGTAGTAAATACTTTCACCTTACCCTCCTTTTCACAATTTGATTTAGGAGCTGGTTATGATGTTAGCAAAAAGATAAAATTGAGTTTGAACATCAATAATTTATTCAATAAATACGCGGTTATGAGTTGGGTAAGACCAGGAGGAATATTAGAGACTTTGGCAGGAAACAACAGCTTCACCAAAGAAGAATACGATCAAGCTGTGCAGAATAATACACCTTATTCAACGGTTTCCAATCCCCCAAGGTCCTACTATCTAACAGCAACATACAAATTTTAA
- a CDS encoding cold-shock protein, with protein sequence MEQGKVKFFNNTKGFGFITPENGGEDIFVHTTGLRDNVRENDTVVYEVEKGKKGLNAVNVRLA encoded by the coding sequence ATGGAACAAGGAAAAGTAAAATTCTTCAACAACACAAAAGGTTTTGGTTTTATTACACCAGAAAATGGTGGTGAAGATATTTTCGTACACACAACTGGATTAAGAGACAATGTTCGTGAAAACGACACAGTTGTTTACGAAGTAGAAAAAGGTAAAAAAGGATTAAACGCTGTAAATGTACGTCTTGCATAG